A single Rattus norvegicus strain BN/NHsdMcwi chromosome 5, GRCr8, whole genome shotgun sequence DNA region contains:
- the Cavin4 gene encoding caveolae-associated protein 4 isoform X3, with protein MEHNGSASNAGKIHQNRLSSVTEDEDQDAALTIVTVLDRVATVVDSVQASQKRIEERHREMGNAIKSVQIDLLKLSQSHSNTGYVVNKLFEKTRKVSAHIKDVKARVEKQQVRVTKVETKQEEIMKKNKFRVVIFQEDVPCPASLSVVKDRSLPENEEEAEEVFDPPIDLSSDEEYYVEESRSARLRKSGKEHIDHIKKAFSKENMQKTRQNFDKKQHFQT; from the exons atggaaCACAATGGATCTGCTTCAAATGCTGGTAAAATCCACCAGAACCGATTGTCAAGTGTGACTGAAGATGAAGACCAGGACGCAGCTCTCACAATTGTGACTGTGCTGGACAGGGTGGCCACCGTCGTGGACAGCGTGCAGGCAAGCCAGAAGAGAATcgaggagagacacagagagatggggAACGCCATCAAGTCTGTCCAGATAGACCTGCTGAAGCTCTCACAATCACACAGCAACACGGGCTACGTTGTTAACAAGCTGTTTGAGAAGACCCGGAAAGTCAGCGCTCACATTAAAGATGTGAAGGCCCGGGTAGAGAAGCAACAGGTTCGAGTAACCAAAGTCGAAACCAAgcaagaagaaataatgaagaaGAACAAGTTCCGCGTGGTAATCTTCCAG GAGGATGTTCCCTGCCCCGCATCCCTGTCTGTTGTTAAAGACAGAAGCCTGCCGGAGAAcgaggaggaagctgaggaagtcTTCGATCCCCCGATCGATCTCTCATCGGATGAAGAATACTATGTTGAAGAAAGCAGATCTGCCAGGCTTAGAAAGTCAGGCAAAGAGCACATCGATCATATTAAGAAGGCATTTTCCAAAGAAAACATGCAGAAGACGCGGCAGAATTTTGATAAGAAA
- the Cavin4 gene encoding caveolae-associated protein 4, with protein sequence MEHNGSASNAGKIHQNRLSSVTEDEDQDAALTIVTVLDRVATVVDSVQASQKRIEERHREMGNAIKSVQIDLLKLSQSHSNTGYVVNKLFEKTRKVSAHIKDVKARVEKQQVRVTKVETKQEEIMKKNKFRVVIFQEDVPCPASLSVVKDRSLPENEEEAEEVFDPPIDLSSDEEYYVEESRSARLRKSGKEHIDHIKKAFSKENMQKTRQNFDKKVSGIRTRIVTPERRERLRQSGERLRQSGERLRQSGERFKKSISNATPSKEAFKIRSLRKPKDPKAEGQEVDRGMGVDIISGSLALGPIHEFHSDGFSETEKEVTKVGYIPQEGGDPPTPEPLKVTFKPQVRVEDDESLLLELKQSS encoded by the exons atggaaCACAATGGATCTGCTTCAAATGCTGGTAAAATCCACCAGAACCGATTGTCAAGTGTGACTGAAGATGAAGACCAGGACGCAGCTCTCACAATTGTGACTGTGCTGGACAGGGTGGCCACCGTCGTGGACAGCGTGCAGGCAAGCCAGAAGAGAATcgaggagagacacagagagatggggAACGCCATCAAGTCTGTCCAGATAGACCTGCTGAAGCTCTCACAATCACACAGCAACACGGGCTACGTTGTTAACAAGCTGTTTGAGAAGACCCGGAAAGTCAGCGCTCACATTAAAGATGTGAAGGCCCGGGTAGAGAAGCAACAGGTTCGAGTAACCAAAGTCGAAACCAAgcaagaagaaataatgaagaaGAACAAGTTCCGCGTGGTAATCTTCCAG GAGGATGTTCCCTGCCCCGCATCCCTGTCTGTTGTTAAAGACAGAAGCCTGCCGGAGAAcgaggaggaagctgaggaagtcTTCGATCCCCCGATCGATCTCTCATCGGATGAAGAATACTATGTTGAAGAAAGCAGATCTGCCAGGCTTAGAAAGTCAGGCAAAGAGCACATCGATCATATTAAGAAGGCATTTTCCAAAGAAAACATGCAGAAGACGCGGCAGAATTTTGATAAGAAAGTGAGTGGAATTAGAACCAGGATAGTTACacctgagagaagagagaggctgaggcagtcaggagagaggctgaggcagtcgggggagaggctgaggcagtcgGGGGAAAGATTTAAGAAATCGATCTCAAATGCCACCCCCTCCAAGGAAGCTTTTAAGATCCGGAGCCTTAGAAAACCGAAGGACCCCAAGGCGGAAGGCCAGGAGGTAGacagggggatgggggtggaCATCATCTCAGGTAGCCTGGCTCTGGGGCCCATCCATGAGTTCCACTCTGATGGGTTCAGTGAAACAGAAAAGGAGGTGACCAAAGTAGGGTACATTCCCCAAGAGGGAGGGGACCCCCCAACGCCTGAGCCTTTGAAGGTGACCTTTAAACCTCAGGTGAGAGTAGAGGATGACGAGTCACTCCTGTTGGAATTAAAGCAGTCCTCATAG
- the Cavin4 gene encoding caveolae-associated protein 4 isoform X4 — protein sequence MEHNGSASNAGKIHQNRLSSVTEDEDQDAALTIVTVLDRVATVVDSVQASQKRIEERHREMGNAIKSVQIDLLKLSQSHSNTGYVVNKLFEKTRKVSAHIKDVKARVEKQQVRVTKVETKQEEIMKKNKFRVVIFQEDVPCPASLSVVKDRSLPENEEEAEEVFDPPIDLSSDEEYYVEESRSARLRKSGKEHIDHIKKAFSKENMQKTRQNFDKK from the exons atggaaCACAATGGATCTGCTTCAAATGCTGGTAAAATCCACCAGAACCGATTGTCAAGTGTGACTGAAGATGAAGACCAGGACGCAGCTCTCACAATTGTGACTGTGCTGGACAGGGTGGCCACCGTCGTGGACAGCGTGCAGGCAAGCCAGAAGAGAATcgaggagagacacagagagatggggAACGCCATCAAGTCTGTCCAGATAGACCTGCTGAAGCTCTCACAATCACACAGCAACACGGGCTACGTTGTTAACAAGCTGTTTGAGAAGACCCGGAAAGTCAGCGCTCACATTAAAGATGTGAAGGCCCGGGTAGAGAAGCAACAGGTTCGAGTAACCAAAGTCGAAACCAAgcaagaagaaataatgaagaaGAACAAGTTCCGCGTGGTAATCTTCCAG GAGGATGTTCCCTGCCCCGCATCCCTGTCTGTTGTTAAAGACAGAAGCCTGCCGGAGAAcgaggaggaagctgaggaagtcTTCGATCCCCCGATCGATCTCTCATCGGATGAAGAATACTATGTTGAAGAAAGCAGATCTGCCAGGCTTAGAAAGTCAGGCAAAGAGCACATCGATCATATTAAGAAGGCATTTTCCAAAGAAAACATGCAGAAGACGCGGCAGAATTTTGATAAGAAA
- the Cavin4 gene encoding caveolae-associated protein 4 isoform X2, with the protein MEHNGSASNAGKIHQNRLSSVTEDEDQDAALTIVTVLDRVATVVDSVQASQKRIEERHREMGNAIKSVQIDLLKLSQSHSNTGYVVNKLFEKTRKVSAHIKDVKARVEKQQVRVTKVETKQEEIMKKNKFRVVIFQEDVPCPASLSVVKDRSLPENEEEAEEVFDPPIDLSSDEEYYVEESRSARLRKSGKEHIDHIKKAFSKENMQKTRQNFDKKRQKEHPFTACPTCD; encoded by the exons atggaaCACAATGGATCTGCTTCAAATGCTGGTAAAATCCACCAGAACCGATTGTCAAGTGTGACTGAAGATGAAGACCAGGACGCAGCTCTCACAATTGTGACTGTGCTGGACAGGGTGGCCACCGTCGTGGACAGCGTGCAGGCAAGCCAGAAGAGAATcgaggagagacacagagagatggggAACGCCATCAAGTCTGTCCAGATAGACCTGCTGAAGCTCTCACAATCACACAGCAACACGGGCTACGTTGTTAACAAGCTGTTTGAGAAGACCCGGAAAGTCAGCGCTCACATTAAAGATGTGAAGGCCCGGGTAGAGAAGCAACAGGTTCGAGTAACCAAAGTCGAAACCAAgcaagaagaaataatgaagaaGAACAAGTTCCGCGTGGTAATCTTCCAG GAGGATGTTCCCTGCCCCGCATCCCTGTCTGTTGTTAAAGACAGAAGCCTGCCGGAGAAcgaggaggaagctgaggaagtcTTCGATCCCCCGATCGATCTCTCATCGGATGAAGAATACTATGTTGAAGAAAGCAGATCTGCCAGGCTTAGAAAGTCAGGCAAAGAGCACATCGATCATATTAAGAAGGCATTTTCCAAAGAAAACATGCAGAAGACGCGGCAGAATTTTGATAAGAAA